A portion of the Paenibacillus marchantiae genome contains these proteins:
- a CDS encoding ABC transporter ATP-binding protein, with product MWTLKRFLTPYKSAAILAPLLMVLEVAMDLLQPKLMSSIVDDGVLAGNLSHIMTTGLFMLLFALIGWVGGAGCTLFSSKAAVGYGTDLRQELFDHIQKFSFRNLDTFQEGSLITRLTSDITQMQTFVQMLLRMFIRSPMLIIGSIIMAFTISVKLALILILSVPILFIILYILISASYPLFASVQNKLDKVNAVLQENLAGIRVVKAFARARQEKKRFQQANEDYTHTAVKAWRIVSLNAPVLSLMLNATIVAVLWFGGFQVVGGDIAAGDLIAFINYVTVVLSSLTSIGMMMMSFSRAKVSATRINEVLHTQPDIQSGDDMSRKGAGQVEFKDVYFRYDGEHTLSGITLTARPGEKVALLGSTGSGKTSLVQLIPRLYDASQGEVLVNGVNVRNWDLQDLRSRVSIVLQESILFSGSIRDNICFGRPDATEAELRAASQAAAADDFIMNLKDGYDTELGQRGVNLSGGQKQRISIARALLMQPEVLILDDSTSAVDLRTEASIQKALHSLMKNSTTFLIAQRISSVKDADCIYVLDEGEIVASGTHTHLMAHSSHYQSIYYSQQRKEDVQFG from the coding sequence TTGTGGACGTTAAAACGATTTCTTACCCCGTATAAGTCAGCGGCCATTCTTGCTCCGCTACTCATGGTCCTTGAGGTTGCTATGGACCTGCTTCAACCCAAGCTGATGTCCAGCATTGTGGATGATGGTGTTCTTGCAGGGAACCTGTCCCACATTATGACTACAGGTTTGTTTATGCTTCTTTTTGCGTTAATCGGATGGGTTGGCGGTGCAGGATGTACGCTGTTTTCAAGCAAAGCTGCCGTTGGATACGGAACCGATCTGCGCCAGGAATTGTTTGATCATATCCAGAAGTTCTCGTTCCGTAATCTGGATACCTTCCAGGAAGGCTCGCTTATTACTCGCCTGACGAGTGATATCACCCAGATGCAGACCTTTGTACAGATGCTTCTGCGTATGTTTATCCGTTCGCCGATGCTGATCATCGGCAGTATTATTATGGCGTTTACGATCAGTGTCAAATTGGCGCTCATTCTCATTTTGTCCGTGCCGATTCTGTTTATCATCTTATATATCCTGATATCCGCTTCCTATCCGCTGTTCGCCAGCGTTCAGAACAAACTCGACAAGGTGAACGCGGTTCTTCAAGAGAATCTGGCCGGCATTCGTGTCGTCAAAGCTTTTGCACGCGCACGTCAGGAGAAGAAGCGTTTCCAGCAAGCCAATGAAGACTATACCCATACGGCAGTGAAAGCTTGGCGCATCGTATCGCTGAATGCACCGGTATTAAGCCTGATGCTGAATGCGACCATTGTAGCGGTGCTGTGGTTTGGGGGCTTTCAGGTGGTTGGAGGCGATATTGCTGCCGGGGACTTGATTGCTTTTATCAACTACGTAACGGTTGTACTCTCGTCGCTCACTTCAATCGGTATGATGATGATGAGCTTCTCCCGCGCCAAAGTGTCTGCAACACGCATCAACGAGGTGCTTCACACCCAGCCTGATATTCAATCGGGAGATGATATGTCTCGTAAAGGAGCAGGTCAGGTGGAATTCAAGGACGTATATTTCCGCTATGATGGAGAACATACCCTCTCCGGAATTACACTGACGGCTCGGCCGGGAGAAAAAGTGGCCCTGCTCGGATCTACAGGATCAGGCAAAACCTCACTTGTACAGCTGATCCCCCGCTTGTATGATGCCTCACAGGGTGAAGTGCTCGTGAATGGAGTGAACGTGCGTAACTGGGATCTCCAGGATCTTCGCAGCCGTGTGTCCATCGTATTACAGGAATCCATCCTGTTCAGTGGCAGCATCCGGGATAACATCTGCTTCGGCAGACCTGATGCAACGGAAGCTGAACTACGTGCCGCATCTCAAGCGGCGGCGGCTGATGATTTTATTATGAATCTGAAAGATGGATATGACACGGAGTTGGGCCAGCGCGGGGTCAATCTCTCAGGTGGGCAGAAACAGCGAATTTCTATCGCCCGTGCCCTACTCATGCAACCGGAGGTTCTAATTCTGGACGACAGCACCAGTGCCGTCGATCTGCGTACCGAAGCAAGCATTCAGAAGGCGCTCCATTCACTAATGAAAAATAGTACGACCTTCTTGATTGCACAACGGATCTCTTCTGTAAAGGATGCAGACTGTATTTACGTGCTTGATGAAGGAGAAATCGTGGCAAGTGGTACACATACACATCTCATGGCCCATTCATCACATTACCAATCCATCTATTATTCGCAGCAACGGAAGGAGGATGTTCAATTTGGCTAA
- a CDS encoding MarR family winged helix-turn-helix transcriptional regulator, with amino-acid sequence MKSDRNERLMGQLSELVKLQRYKVHEKLINHPELYPGQPPLLFQLEREDGQTQKQLAEQLRRAPATVTVMLKRMESSGFIRREADPKDLRSLRVYLTDQGRAALKELREVFQELDRQAQKDFTPEESQLMSALAQRMVQNLREY; translated from the coding sequence ATGAAATCAGATCGAAATGAACGGTTAATGGGACAGTTATCAGAACTCGTCAAGCTACAGCGTTACAAGGTTCATGAGAAACTTATCAACCACCCTGAGTTGTATCCTGGACAACCGCCGCTGCTATTCCAGCTTGAACGGGAAGATGGTCAGACCCAGAAACAACTGGCCGAACAGCTTCGCCGCGCCCCTGCAACGGTAACGGTAATGCTGAAACGTATGGAAAGCTCGGGTTTTATACGGCGTGAAGCTGACCCGAAGGATCTGCGCAGTCTGCGTGTCTATCTGACCGATCAAGGCCGTGCTGCGCTTAAGGAACTGAGAGAAGTATTCCAAGAGCTTGATCGCCAAGCCCAGAAAGATTTTACACCTGAAGAATCGCAGCTGATGTCAGCGCTCGCCCAGCGTATGGTTCAGAATCTGCGAGAATATTAA